One part of the Terrimicrobium sacchariphilum genome encodes these proteins:
- a CDS encoding beta strand repeat-containing protein, which yields MSVRRLSVFAPLACIGLALFAVGSPARAGGITTNWLPTGPGDFMENANWSDNVPQMEGYGNTGFFTINNGGEAQLSVSHEVASGQLGQTTGQSGILTLQTGSNLILKRNDLEDDAYGTIYVGVAGQGALNLTGGTLSGVDLRVASASGGTGSVTFSGGALNLSGVLYLGDGGTGTLNQTVGVSTLSSAIIGASSTGSGNLTATGGLLDIDSLTVGGTGEGTLSVGGTATLQTASVVVGSNSGSTGTATLSGTTWTNSGNVTVGGAGQGRLTIENGASLTVNGLLSLSGTSGGSGALVLDASTLDVGLFLTIGQSGNGTATISNGSTLTADSIVVSGESPAPASSLTVTDSTIIAGQIAGMSNGSASFADSTIRVTEDNAAYFLGLNEVSLLGASNTFDTRQYHISTSTALLGTARLIKTGAGSLALLGASSYSGGTYLQQGEIVVNNASSLGTGALEMDTSELRSTATATLAVTELTVNAAQAATFSTAASTTLTLDLASLDLGDDATLRFGSAGNTGTILFGADTVNATPGGTGILSLEYGTLTATDAALGAIASRVSKVFVKDGAVLNFNDQSSSVDIGILEGDGILTTGNSVQTTVTVRSGRFGGQLATPGQIVKEGSGTLTLSGAPQISDGITVNAGTLLVNGAASSDVFVTDGTLGGTGSADVITLQGGTMNPGEIGEAGTFTADSLVWVDGDMVFDLGATPAASDQLILTGGLYGQGTTYSFLFNLAPGAVLNTTYTLITFGSQDIALNAFTIANTDGLDGTFAYNGSALEFTLTAIPEPGSLLLAGAGLAVMAISRFRKRKSPSA from the coding sequence ATGTCTGTCCGTCGTTTATCCGTTTTCGCTCCACTTGCCTGCATCGGCCTCGCCCTGTTCGCCGTCGGCTCACCGGCTCGCGCGGGCGGAATCACGACAAACTGGCTGCCCACCGGCCCGGGCGATTTCATGGAGAACGCCAACTGGTCCGACAACGTCCCGCAGATGGAGGGCTACGGAAATACCGGCTTCTTCACCATCAACAACGGCGGCGAGGCGCAGCTCTCCGTCAGCCACGAGGTCGCCAGCGGCCAGCTCGGCCAGACCACCGGGCAATCCGGCATCCTCACCCTCCAGACCGGATCGAATCTCATCCTGAAGCGCAATGACCTGGAGGACGACGCCTACGGCACCATCTATGTCGGCGTGGCGGGGCAGGGCGCGCTGAATCTCACGGGCGGCACCCTCAGCGGGGTGGACCTTCGCGTGGCCAGCGCCTCCGGCGGCACCGGCAGCGTGACCTTCTCCGGCGGCGCGCTGAATCTCTCCGGCGTCCTTTACCTCGGCGACGGCGGCACCGGCACGCTCAACCAGACCGTCGGCGTATCGACTCTCTCCAGCGCCATCATCGGCGCATCCAGCACTGGCTCCGGCAACCTCACAGCCACCGGCGGCCTCCTCGATATTGATTCCCTCACCGTCGGCGGGACAGGGGAGGGAACTCTCTCCGTCGGCGGCACGGCCACCCTCCAGACCGCCTCCGTCGTCGTGGGAAGCAACTCCGGCTCCACCGGCACGGCCACCCTCAGCGGCACCACATGGACAAACTCGGGCAATGTCACGGTGGGCGGGGCCGGGCAGGGCAGGCTCACCATCGAAAATGGCGCCTCCCTCACCGTGAACGGCTTGCTATCCCTCTCCGGCACCTCCGGCGGCAGCGGCGCCCTCGTGCTGGATGCCTCCACTCTCGATGTCGGTCTCTTCCTCACCATCGGCCAGAGCGGCAACGGCACCGCCACCATTTCCAATGGCAGCACGCTTACCGCCGACTCCATCGTCGTCTCCGGCGAGTCCCCCGCGCCCGCCTCCTCCCTCACTGTGACCGACTCCACCATCATCGCCGGGCAGATCGCCGGCATGAGCAATGGCAGCGCCTCCTTTGCCGACTCCACCATCCGCGTCACGGAGGACAATGCCGCCTACTTCCTCGGGCTCAACGAGGTCTCCCTGCTCGGCGCCAGCAATACCTTTGATACCCGGCAGTATCACATCAGCACGAGTACCGCCCTGCTCGGCACCGCCCGCCTCATCAAGACCGGCGCTGGCAGCCTCGCCCTCCTCGGCGCCAGCAGCTACTCGGGAGGCACCTACCTCCAGCAGGGCGAGATCGTGGTAAACAATGCCTCCTCCCTCGGCACCGGCGCTCTTGAGATGGACACCAGCGAACTCCGCTCCACCGCCACCGCCACGCTCGCCGTCACCGAGCTCACCGTGAATGCCGCCCAGGCCGCCACGTTCTCCACCGCCGCCTCCACCACGCTCACGCTCGACCTGGCGTCTCTGGACCTCGGCGACGACGCCACCCTCCGCTTCGGCAGCGCAGGCAATACCGGCACGATCCTCTTCGGGGCCGACACGGTGAACGCCACGCCCGGCGGCACCGGGATTCTCAGCCTGGAATACGGCACCCTCACCGCCACCGACGCCGCCCTCGGCGCCATCGCCTCGCGCGTGAGCAAGGTCTTTGTCAAAGACGGCGCCGTGCTCAACTTCAACGACCAGTCCTCCTCCGTCGACATCGGCATCCTCGAGGGCGACGGTATCCTCACCACCGGCAACAGCGTCCAGACGACCGTCACCGTCCGCTCCGGCCGCTTCGGCGGCCAGCTGGCCACCCCCGGCCAGATCGTGAAGGAAGGCTCCGGCACCCTCACCCTCTCCGGCGCACCGCAGATCTCGGATGGCATCACCGTGAATGCCGGAACCCTCCTCGTGAATGGCGCGGCCAGCAGCGATGTCTTCGTCACCGATGGCACCCTCGGCGGCACCGGCTCAGCCGATGTCATCACCCTCCAGGGCGGCACGATGAATCCCGGCGAGATCGGCGAGGCCGGCACCTTCACCGCCGATTCTCTCGTCTGGGTCGATGGCGACATGGTCTTTGACCTGGGCGCCACCCCTGCCGCCTCCGACCAGCTCATCCTCACCGGCGGCCTCTACGGCCAGGGCACGACCTACAGCTTCCTCTTCAATCTCGCCCCCGGCGCCGTCCTGAATACCACCTACACCCTCATCACGTTCGGCAGCCAGGACATCGCCTTGAACGCCTTCACCATCGCAAATACCGACGGCCTCGACGGCACCTTTGCCTACAACGGCTCCGCCCTCGAGTTCACCCTCACCGCCATCCCCGAGCCCGGCAGCCTGCTGTTGGCGGGAGCGGGATTGGCTGTCATGGCGATCAGTCGGTTCCGAAAGCGTAAGTCCCCAAGCGCTTAA
- the lpxA gene encoding acyl-ACP--UDP-N-acetylglucosamine O-acyltransferase: MKIHPTAIVGSSARLGENLEIGPYAIVEDGVTVGSDCVIQAHSVLTNKVTIGDRNVIGYGAVIGSPPQDLAHNDSISSGVVIGNDNVFREYVTIHRGSKEGTSTRVGHGNLLMAGVHLGHNVSIGDRNIFANNCLLAGYVDAADDIVLGGASVFHQFLRIGAMCMIRGGTAWSKDIPPFTVGAIINRVCGINAIGMKRKGIGTENRANVKRAYKLLYRSGLNVTQAIDAGQSEDWTREGKMFMDFVGRRTKRGLCAAQSEEPIGTH; encoded by the coding sequence TTGAAAATCCATCCTACGGCGATCGTCGGCTCCTCTGCGCGACTGGGAGAGAATCTTGAAATCGGACCGTACGCCATCGTGGAGGACGGAGTGACCGTCGGCAGCGACTGCGTCATCCAGGCGCACTCCGTCCTGACCAACAAAGTCACCATCGGCGACCGAAATGTGATCGGTTACGGCGCGGTGATCGGATCGCCCCCCCAGGATCTCGCGCACAACGACTCGATCTCCAGCGGAGTCGTCATCGGAAACGACAACGTGTTTCGCGAATACGTCACCATTCATCGCGGATCGAAGGAAGGAACATCGACCCGGGTCGGGCATGGCAACCTGCTGATGGCCGGCGTGCATCTCGGCCACAATGTCTCCATCGGAGACCGCAACATCTTTGCGAATAACTGCCTCCTCGCCGGTTACGTGGACGCCGCGGACGACATCGTTCTCGGTGGCGCATCGGTCTTTCACCAGTTCCTGCGCATCGGCGCGATGTGCATGATCCGTGGCGGCACCGCCTGGAGCAAAGACATTCCTCCCTTCACCGTCGGAGCAATCATCAACAGGGTGTGCGGCATCAACGCCATCGGGATGAAGCGCAAGGGCATCGGCACCGAGAACCGCGCCAACGTAAAGCGAGCCTACAAGCTGCTCTACCGGAGCGGGCTAAACGTGACGCAGGCCATCGACGCAGGTCAGTCCGAGGACTGGACCCGGGAGGGAAAGATGTTCATGGATTTTGTCGGTCGCCGGACGAAGCGCGGCCTGTGCGCAGCGCAATCCGAGGAACCGATCGGCACCCATTGA
- a CDS encoding LysR family transcriptional regulator, with product MELRHLRYFVSVAEELSFLGAARRMNVSQPPLSQAIKELEEELGARLFNRTSRKVELTDAGLFLLSRARSILAQISRTGVELQLLQQKKEVLRIGFVRPISILPPSMKAFRSKFPDVHLTLVPSSNRNSRDFLTNDEADANIGAYLPPDAQIDSVLWAEMTLQAIVPDSHPLAGRAEVTMKDLADYPLLLPGLSNPTHMGREILQFCRQSRFFDPATTVHCDDLDVLLAMVESEAGIGIVHGLHLNRAPGEHSPKKPGPWVPILISGKTPPLQVGVMWRKDRVSPALSGLLEELESRLGEVVRAWDAQPGLSPFRRAISWHPIRARQRRTRHSRGGSDVRETG from the coding sequence ATGGAACTCCGCCATCTCCGCTACTTTGTGAGCGTCGCCGAGGAGTTGAGCTTTCTCGGGGCGGCCCGGCGGATGAACGTCTCGCAGCCTCCGCTCAGCCAGGCGATCAAAGAGCTGGAGGAGGAACTGGGCGCCCGCCTGTTTAACCGGACGAGCCGCAAGGTGGAATTGACTGACGCCGGGCTGTTTCTGCTTTCCCGGGCGCGGAGCATCCTGGCGCAGATCAGTCGCACCGGAGTGGAGCTTCAGCTGCTCCAGCAGAAGAAAGAGGTCCTGCGCATCGGTTTTGTTCGGCCCATTTCGATTCTCCCGCCTTCGATGAAGGCGTTTCGATCGAAATTCCCGGACGTTCATTTGACCCTCGTCCCTTCGTCGAACAGGAACTCCCGCGATTTTCTTACCAATGACGAGGCCGATGCAAATATCGGCGCCTACCTCCCTCCCGACGCCCAGATCGACTCCGTACTGTGGGCGGAGATGACCCTGCAGGCCATCGTACCCGATTCCCACCCCCTGGCCGGTCGCGCGGAGGTGACGATGAAGGACCTGGCCGATTATCCGCTCCTCCTGCCCGGATTGTCGAACCCGACGCACATGGGCCGCGAGATTCTGCAATTCTGCCGCCAGTCGCGCTTTTTTGATCCGGCGACGACCGTTCATTGCGACGACCTCGATGTTCTCCTGGCGATGGTGGAATCCGAGGCGGGTATCGGCATCGTGCATGGACTTCACTTGAATCGCGCCCCGGGAGAGCACTCGCCCAAGAAACCGGGCCCCTGGGTGCCGATCCTCATCAGCGGCAAGACACCTCCGCTCCAGGTCGGCGTCATGTGGCGGAAGGATCGTGTCAGCCCGGCGCTTTCCGGATTGCTCGAGGAATTGGAATCCCGGCTCGGCGAGGTGGTCAGGGCCTGGGATGCCCAGCCGGGCCTCTCGCCCTTTCGCCGGGCGATCTCCTGGCATCCGATCCGGGCGAGGCAGAGGAGAACCCGGCATTCCCGGGGCGGGAGCGACGTCCGCGAGACGGGTTAG
- a CDS encoding PEP-CTERM sorting domain-containing protein yields MNRFSVVLRKHGAGVALKAVLCLVAAVTALIGSAPSAQSADALINLQFGGSDATAYTGAAVIGSEGDFWNLKTGGSKTNTSLLSSTGANTGVTVSFTSQYFGAVSPDQPGSFGFYGTSYADLMQGYIYAFDGTPRSISFSGLAASSSYSVYVYTQGDSGATDRQLTITTNGTTYTALPSVATESTFVASQNYLALTGISDAQGVLTLTYNFAAGEANINAVQVNGPVAVPEPSTCLLLGVSAIAGIGLLRRRRS; encoded by the coding sequence ATGAATCGATTCTCTGTTGTCCTTAGGAAGCATGGCGCAGGCGTCGCACTGAAGGCGGTGCTTTGCCTCGTTGCGGCCGTGACGGCATTGATTGGCTCGGCACCATCGGCGCAGAGTGCGGATGCATTGATCAACCTCCAGTTTGGCGGCAGCGACGCCACGGCCTACACCGGCGCAGCGGTGATCGGGAGCGAGGGGGACTTTTGGAACCTGAAGACCGGAGGCAGCAAGACGAATACAAGCCTGCTAAGCTCCACCGGCGCAAACACGGGTGTCACGGTTTCCTTTACGTCGCAGTATTTTGGCGCGGTGTCTCCGGATCAACCGGGCAGCTTCGGTTTCTATGGTACCTCATATGCGGACCTGATGCAGGGTTATATATATGCCTTCGATGGTACGCCTCGCAGCATCAGTTTTTCCGGTCTCGCGGCGAGTTCCTCCTACAGTGTCTACGTCTATACCCAGGGTGACTCCGGTGCGACCGACCGGCAGCTGACCATTACAACGAACGGAACGACGTACACCGCGCTGCCGAGCGTGGCGACGGAGAGTACCTTCGTGGCCAGCCAGAACTATCTTGCCCTTACCGGCATCTCGGATGCGCAGGGCGTGCTCACGCTCACGTACAACTTTGCCGCAGGTGAGGCGAATATCAACGCCGTCCAGGTTAATGGCCCGGTCGCCGTGCCGGAACCCTCCACCTGCCTGCTGCTGGGGGTCTCTGCCATCGCGGGGATCGGCCTCTTGCGCCGCCGCCGGAGCTGA
- a CDS encoding hydroxyacid dehydrogenase, translating into MKTLDQSQPSPASATACRTERLLFAISRREQELFLPGLDPDAMGEVAVEWYDPLDTTEPWPRVLRRFQPTIIIACWSTPLLPEPAAGQPLPRYVCHLAGSVRNVVPRWFIEQGGLVSNWGSAVCEQVAEQALLLALAALRNVSDWHSYIRDYGPLRANPALVLRTKSLYGRRVGIHGFGRIARALLDLLHPFRVDVAVYSDGVPPECILAHGATPLPSLGELFAQSEILFECEALTPHTQLSVTRNLLASLPDDAVFVNVGRGLTVDEAALKQEAASGRLRVALDVVHEEPVTSRTEMFSVNSAILSPHIGGPTSDEHPRCGEFALSNIQRYLAGEPVHARITLETFDRST; encoded by the coding sequence GTGAAAACCCTCGACCAAAGCCAGCCGTCCCCCGCCTCGGCGACCGCCTGTCGCACGGAGCGGCTGCTCTTTGCCATCAGCCGTCGCGAGCAGGAGCTTTTCCTTCCCGGCCTCGATCCCGACGCGATGGGCGAGGTCGCCGTGGAGTGGTACGATCCGCTGGATACCACCGAGCCGTGGCCCCGCGTATTGCGCCGCTTTCAACCGACCATCATCATCGCCTGCTGGTCCACCCCCCTCCTGCCCGAGCCAGCCGCCGGGCAACCGCTGCCTCGCTATGTCTGCCATCTGGCCGGGTCCGTGCGCAATGTGGTGCCGCGCTGGTTCATCGAGCAAGGCGGGCTCGTCAGCAACTGGGGCAGCGCGGTGTGCGAACAAGTCGCCGAACAGGCGCTGCTGCTCGCCCTTGCCGCATTGCGCAATGTCTCCGACTGGCACTCCTACATCCGGGACTACGGCCCGCTCCGCGCAAATCCGGCCCTCGTATTAAGAACCAAATCGCTGTACGGCAGACGGGTGGGCATTCATGGATTTGGCCGTATTGCCCGCGCCCTGCTGGATCTGCTTCATCCCTTCCGGGTCGACGTGGCGGTGTATTCCGATGGCGTTCCTCCCGAGTGCATTCTCGCCCACGGCGCGACGCCGCTGCCCTCGCTAGGAGAGCTTTTTGCGCAGAGCGAGATCCTATTTGAGTGTGAGGCTCTCACCCCGCACACGCAGCTCTCCGTCACCCGCAATCTGCTGGCCTCCCTGCCGGATGATGCCGTCTTTGTCAACGTGGGCCGCGGCCTGACCGTGGACGAAGCCGCGCTGAAACAGGAGGCCGCGTCCGGTCGCCTGCGCGTCGCGCTCGATGTCGTGCACGAGGAGCCGGTGACGAGCAGGACGGAGATGTTTTCCGTCAACTCCGCCATTCTCTCGCCGCACATCGGCGGACCCACGTCGGACGAGCATCCCCGGTGCGGAGAGTTCGCGCTATCCAACATCCAACGTTATCTCGCAGGCGAACCCGTCCACGCCCGTATCACGCTCGAGACCTTCGACCGATCCACCTAG
- a CDS encoding sodium:solute symporter family transporter, with protein MLTIYDYAVVALYFVLLLGVGWLSRRFARNSSEYFRGGGEMAWWLVGASAFMASFSAWTFTGAAGLAYQYGAIVLVMYLGNTLSFVLNAIWLAEPCRQMRVVVVMEAVRARLGRINEQFFTWMTLPLQVIGSAITLYGLAIFCAPAFGFDLKLVIIGAGLVVLIATTLGGSWAVATGDFLQALMLLGITLVVFAHSLMAVGGFSGLIEKLPATHLDFTASQASGMGILWVVATLLERLSAGNNLLGATRYLSARNGRDARRASLLAAGLFAIGSLIWFVPPMAARALGMDMAALMPGLSQPAEGAYVAIAHRFLPAGLLGLMVTGMISATMSSMDHGLNRNSGIFVRSFYLPILRPQAGERELVVAGRAATIVCGLLIISLALLYSTWKDVGVLQLMLNASVMLGIPTAVPTLWCLITRRSPDWAAWTTVIFCLAISTLLGLLPNIHGVQSLAATLGFTPWLEYIRTHSYALVALISFSLGSLWYLGSGFLPGSRHSPARREQVDAFFATMRRPLSEKETCSPAEISRQSFRIGRMAVVWGGLMALLLLVPNTLEGRIAVAFCAAFIAGVGGLLIFTSRRSTRAKQSAAAVESEPLVETP; from the coding sequence ATGCTGACCATCTACGATTACGCCGTCGTCGCGCTGTACTTCGTCCTGCTGCTCGGCGTGGGGTGGCTTTCCCGCCGCTTTGCCCGCAACAGCAGCGAATACTTCCGCGGCGGAGGCGAGATGGCCTGGTGGCTGGTCGGGGCCTCGGCGTTCATGGCGTCCTTCAGCGCGTGGACGTTCACGGGGGCAGCCGGCCTGGCCTACCAATACGGCGCGATCGTACTGGTCATGTACCTCGGGAATACGCTCTCCTTTGTCCTGAATGCCATTTGGCTGGCCGAGCCGTGCCGCCAGATGCGGGTCGTGGTGGTGATGGAGGCGGTGCGAGCGCGGCTCGGGCGGATCAACGAGCAGTTCTTCACCTGGATGACGCTTCCGCTCCAGGTCATCGGATCAGCCATTACACTTTACGGACTCGCCATCTTCTGCGCGCCAGCCTTTGGATTTGACCTGAAGCTCGTCATCATCGGCGCGGGGCTGGTCGTGCTCATCGCCACGACGCTGGGAGGCTCATGGGCCGTGGCGACGGGGGACTTTCTCCAGGCCCTGATGCTGCTCGGTATCACGCTGGTGGTCTTCGCGCATTCGCTGATGGCGGTCGGCGGTTTCTCCGGACTCATCGAGAAACTGCCCGCCACGCATCTCGATTTCACGGCCTCGCAGGCCAGCGGCATGGGGATTCTCTGGGTGGTCGCGACTTTGCTGGAACGCCTTTCCGCCGGGAACAATCTGCTCGGCGCAACGCGCTACCTCTCCGCTCGCAATGGCCGCGATGCGAGGCGGGCGTCGCTCCTGGCGGCGGGCTTGTTTGCCATCGGGTCGCTGATCTGGTTCGTCCCACCCATGGCGGCACGGGCGCTGGGCATGGACATGGCGGCGCTCATGCCGGGACTCTCGCAGCCTGCCGAGGGAGCCTATGTGGCCATAGCGCATCGCTTCCTTCCCGCAGGCCTTCTCGGCCTGATGGTCACGGGAATGATCTCGGCCACCATGTCCTCGATGGATCACGGGCTCAACCGCAACTCGGGAATCTTCGTGCGCTCGTTTTACCTGCCGATCCTGCGTCCGCAGGCCGGGGAGCGGGAACTCGTCGTGGCGGGCCGGGCGGCCACGATCGTCTGCGGCCTGCTCATCATCTCGCTGGCCCTGCTCTACAGCACGTGGAAAGACGTAGGCGTGCTGCAGCTCATGCTCAATGCCAGCGTGATGCTCGGCATCCCCACCGCCGTGCCAACGCTGTGGTGCCTGATCACGCGACGCTCGCCGGACTGGGCCGCGTGGACGACGGTGATTTTCTGCCTCGCGATCAGCACTCTGCTCGGGCTGCTGCCCAACATCCACGGCGTACAGTCGCTGGCGGCGACATTGGGCTTCACGCCCTGGCTGGAGTACATCCGCACGCATTCCTACGCGCTGGTGGCGCTCATCAGCTTCTCCCTGGGCTCGCTCTGGTATCTCGGCTCGGGGTTCCTGCCGGGCAGCCGTCATTCTCCCGCACGACGCGAGCAGGTCGACGCATTCTTTGCCACGATGCGGCGGCCCTTGTCCGAGAAGGAAACGTGTTCTCCGGCGGAAATCTCGCGTCAATCCTTCCGCATCGGCCGCATGGCGGTCGTCTGGGGAGGGCTCATGGCGCTGCTCCTGCTGGTTCCCAATACATTGGAGGGGCGGATCGCCGTGGCATTCTGCGCGGCCTTTATCGCCGGCGTCGGCGGACTGCTTATTTTCACAAGCCGCCGCTCCACCCGCGCAAAGCAGTCCGCCGCGGCGGTCGAATCCGAACCCTTGGTTGAAACTCCGTGA
- a CDS encoding PEP-CTERM sorting domain-containing protein, whose translation MNSTPASLRPAHQHRTLFTTTRLLGLSAFAALSCLPASTYYWTGTSGDWTTSTTSLVWATTSTGSPSTYWTNANAADIVTSNAPIHLWNVSATTVTIENGASLYASGSGATSTTRGLTITQGGSGDFSLTDQRTSGTSLNLKVLLTGSTAWNGTITVNGSTVSTVSLTIASQTGTGVNSVGVNTKVHLASGGNLEIGPGIIGNVATIGELSGNGNIKFPGQFSTTGGTRTLRVEQSTNTTFSGTIGENLTRADHVLAFTKAGTGILSISGTGGYEGATTVEGGKLFLNGTYGSGFTGVTGQGDYVVKNGALLGVNGTIALSTGSTARNVTIESGGTLKPGTADAVGTMTISGGNASSKGLVFLGQATIEFRLGVVQDMITLTSASMTGSALGGNGSVVFDLLGSSGAIIGTTYDLISFGGTSQGIALGTFALSSATQSAGWAGSFSYGGDGNLLQFTVTAVPEPGTVALAALGLCAAIGFIRRKAASA comes from the coding sequence ATGAACTCCACCCCCGCCAGCCTCCGCCCCGCCCACCAGCACCGGACACTTTTCACCACCACGCGCCTCCTGGGCCTTTCCGCCTTCGCGGCGCTCTCGTGCCTCCCGGCCAGTACCTACTACTGGACCGGCACGAGCGGCGACTGGACCACATCGACCACTTCGCTCGTCTGGGCGACGACCTCCACGGGATCGCCGTCGACCTATTGGACAAACGCCAACGCGGCGGACATCGTAACATCGAACGCGCCGATCCATCTCTGGAACGTCAGCGCGACCACCGTGACGATCGAAAACGGTGCTTCGTTGTATGCCTCTGGCTCCGGAGCGACCAGCACGACCCGCGGGCTGACCATCACGCAGGGAGGCAGCGGAGACTTTTCCCTGACCGATCAGCGCACGTCCGGAACATCGCTGAACCTGAAAGTCCTGCTCACCGGCAGCACCGCCTGGAATGGCACGATCACGGTGAATGGCTCGACCGTTTCCACGGTAAGCCTCACCATCGCCAGCCAGACGGGAACCGGCGTGAACTCGGTAGGCGTCAATACCAAGGTGCATCTCGCCTCCGGCGGCAACCTGGAGATCGGCCCGGGCATCATCGGGAATGTCGCAACGATCGGAGAACTCTCCGGCAACGGTAACATCAAGTTCCCGGGTCAGTTTTCCACCACCGGAGGGACGCGTACGCTGCGGGTGGAGCAGTCGACCAATACGACCTTTAGCGGAACGATCGGGGAAAACCTCACGCGCGCCGACCACGTGCTCGCCTTTACCAAAGCAGGGACGGGCATTCTGTCGATCTCCGGCACCGGCGGCTATGAGGGCGCCACGACGGTCGAGGGAGGCAAGCTCTTCCTCAACGGCACCTATGGCTCCGGATTCACCGGCGTGACGGGACAGGGAGACTATGTCGTGAAAAACGGTGCGCTGCTCGGGGTCAACGGCACGATCGCATTATCCACCGGATCGACCGCGCGCAATGTGACCATCGAAAGCGGCGGCACGCTCAAGCCGGGCACGGCCGATGCTGTCGGCACGATGACGATCTCGGGCGGCAACGCGTCGTCCAAAGGCCTCGTCTTCCTGGGCCAGGCGACGATCGAGTTCCGGCTCGGCGTGGTGCAGGACATGATCACGCTGACATCGGCCTCGATGACGGGATCGGCGCTGGGAGGCAATGGCAGCGTAGTCTTTGACCTTCTCGGCTCGAGCGGCGCCATCATCGGCACGACGTACGACCTGATCAGCTTCGGCGGGACATCACAGGGCATCGCGCTGGGCACCTTTGCGCTGTCCTCGGCCACGCAGTCCGCGGGTTGGGCGGGGTCATTCTCCTACGGCGGCGACGGGAATCTCCTGCAGTTCACCGTGACCGCGGTACCCGAGCCGGGCACGGTCGCGCTCGCCGCGCTGGGTTTGTGTGCGGCGATCGGCTTTATTCGTCGCAAGGCGGCCTCCGCCTAA
- a CDS encoding Gfo/Idh/MocA family protein codes for MSVSICLIGCGVHATVAHGPSLHHLAREESGIVLSACCDLDAAKAEDFRRTFGFRRSYSSIERMLEEETPDALCLILPPERAVVIMGSLAVHQIPILLEKPPGLTVHDVEMLNEVASRHGTPVQVGFNRRFMPLLTRAQQLLSDLINPEAIWQVNYDMIRWQRTEADFSITAIHGLDASGFVARSPAAKARFHYQSLPPGVTATTVEADCASGALVRCNFLPVGGATLERISIHGSQTSATVDLPIWGSSDKPGLLRIWHNDSLILEERGEGGPDHVQWGFAAQMKAFLDAVRAGAPLRPSLEDAIQPVWLMESMRHGLYESSAPSLAAHAQA; via the coding sequence ATGAGCGTATCGATTTGCCTGATCGGGTGCGGGGTCCATGCCACCGTGGCCCACGGACCCTCCCTCCACCACCTGGCACGGGAGGAATCCGGCATCGTCCTGAGCGCGTGCTGTGATCTCGATGCGGCGAAGGCCGAGGACTTCCGGCGGACATTTGGATTCCGGCGCAGCTACAGCAGCATCGAGCGAATGCTGGAGGAGGAAACTCCCGATGCCCTTTGCCTGATCCTGCCGCCGGAGCGCGCCGTCGTCATCATGGGGTCCCTGGCGGTCCACCAGATCCCAATCCTCCTGGAGAAACCACCGGGGCTCACGGTTCATGATGTCGAGATGCTCAATGAGGTTGCCTCCCGGCATGGCACTCCGGTGCAGGTCGGCTTCAATCGCCGCTTCATGCCGCTGCTGACCCGCGCCCAGCAGCTTCTGTCGGACCTCATCAACCCGGAGGCGATTTGGCAGGTGAATTACGACATGATCCGCTGGCAGCGAACCGAGGCCGATTTCTCCATCACAGCCATCCATGGCCTGGACGCCTCAGGATTCGTCGCGCGATCTCCGGCAGCGAAGGCGCGCTTTCACTATCAGTCCCTGCCTCCCGGCGTGACCGCGACAACGGTGGAGGCCGATTGCGCCAGCGGCGCGCTCGTCCGGTGCAACTTCCTCCCCGTGGGCGGAGCGACGCTGGAGCGGATTTCCATCCACGGCTCACAAACCTCCGCCACGGTGGATCTGCCCATCTGGGGAAGCTCCGATAAACCGGGGCTGCTGCGCATCTGGCATAATGATTCCCTCATCCTCGAGGAGCGCGGCGAAGGCGGGCCGGACCATGTGCAATGGGGATTCGCCGCGCAAATGAAAGCCTTCCTCGATGCCGTGCGGGCCGGGGCTCCTTTGCGTCCCAGCCTGGAGGACGCGATCCAGCCCGTCTGGCTCATGGAGTCCATGCGTCACGGGCTTTACGAATCCTCGGCACCCTCCCTCGCCGCTCACGCCCAAGCCTGA